The following proteins are encoded in a genomic region of Fusarium oxysporum f. sp. lycopersici 4287 chromosome 1, whole genome shotgun sequence:
- a CDS encoding hypothetical protein (At least one base has a quality score < 10) codes for MMLQLQRLWPCVAAEEQEIADLEAKKARKGKLGKRDMERYTLLTENAAKRAEEQATKEAELAAAAELVAIESAEAEAATAEEEAVAREAAEIEAAAVIAQEEEELAALEAKKQRKGKLGRKDTDRFDYLLGNKVAREAQVAEERAAKEAEEQALQEAEEAAAAAAAAATEAEEIAAREAAEAEAAAVADAEDEELAMLAAKKVKKGKLGRKDTERFEQLSSNVAKRAEKQAAREVEAAAEEAPAVEELLGEEELEEPTPEPEETVEEAPEAPVPDIDDEAAAEAAAIAAEEEAELASLEAKKARKGRLGNKDTQRFTFLTENISRRAEEQAAKDAAAAAQALAQTTPEDVAEEEDITGQEDAEAAAIEAEAAAIAATIAAEEEEELAALTLKKARKGKLGRKDTERFDLLMHNAALRAEERAIKEAEPDGQAEELIPEEVDDIPEPEPEENPDAEEVAAQEAAEAEAEARAIAAEEEAELAALNKKKAKKGKLGRSDTERFNILVDNAAKRAEAQAAKEAEENLGDVPRAEEEEDDEFVDAEDGEEDELAEELEPEAEELAEPEPEEDETATAEAMSAEAAAQAAVIAEEEAELAALTKKRLKKGKLGRKDTERFQALTENSAKRAEEAATRDTEGAAAEVEAELGEPEHEPEPEPEAAEPEPEDDGLKEAEQAVIAEEEAELAALMKKKAKKGKLGRKDTERFIVLSENATRREQERAAVEAETEAVQEEPDIEGVEETGGEHGEEGGEEQEQEPSEGQDEEAAAREAEEAAIAREEEDELEALKAKKARKGRLGRKDTERFAILEENAARRAEEHAAAEAATANPPEEEDGEGEEEEEEEEEEEPEADDEDKADEEELAIQEAEEAAAREAEEVAIAEEEDELEALQAKKSRKGRLGRKDTERLRVLEDNAAKRAEERAAKEAAAVDENLGVDDAEEEEEEEEEEEGDEEDEEDEDIDNGEEGRGEDDADAEEAAAAAAAAREAEEAAAKEAAEAQLFKKARKGRLGRKDTERLRVLEENAAQRAAELAAKEEAAAAAEDEEEDVVEFGNPPEEEKSEIEAEDDDEEKEAEAEDTADKESSDVENEAAVGEDEEKEPEVLPKDQVPEAPADDEIVEVIDLSPKKERKSRKSKSRRDAPPPPPVPDPPLTPPPEPKQSRRPKIHREGTSFGRWAATPHEERDEPQEKSSRHRRREEKTSSKGSSSDKVEKTSSRSRGTALFSKPPLTRSATMREKKDGISSKRRHSTNARGLVSPPPEDMLMGEDELSNRRKSRKPRSREDEDAMMSGAAPVPDRYERRRSHKPRSHEDDDLVMVDPDRAPDRRERRRSHKPRSREEEEVAVVDTERRRRARRSRDEEPVMVEPDVPFDAPPRSSKKSSGFAGLFSGLRTPKTERPDPLRRRSTYATTDDEALRSAKMDGDAVLVDADREARRAARRAKRAAEGGPDPEEAARRARDEIRRERRRQREEEADPLRQDKEARRAERRRQRDEDARRAQEERQVQEEQQRLQEEKEAQRAERRRLRREQEAAAAAEQAEDEEARRAAKRERRRRDTKRAARGAEEEEGRQRRSQQSTDEYNQRRSHRREERPQAPAWPHSGTSSWVKEHSDAPPPPDLGDGGEANGGQTEDEMARREARRAHRSKYEEEPTEEAEDRRRRRARRDDRERGGRDKERHRDRRSEGSDERHHSRRASTFMEATATPRTSWWKKIAG; via the exons atgatgctgcagctgcagagGCTATGGCCTTGTGTTGCCGCTGAGGAACAAGAAATTGCAGACCTAGAGGCGAAGAAAGCAAGGAAAGGCAAGCTGGGCAAGAGGGATATGGAACGATATACCCTCCTTACTGAAAATGCTGCTAAGagagctgaagagcaagcaaCCAAAGAAGCCGAgctcgctgctgctgctgagctcGTTGCCATCGAGtctgctgaagctgaggctgctactgctgaggaagaggcggTGGCGAGAGAAGCCGCTGAAATTGAGGCTGCGGCAGTAATCgcccaagaggaagaagagcttgctgCCCTAGAAGCAAAAAAGCAGAGAAAAGGAAAGCTGGGACGCAAAGATACAGATCGGTTTGACTATCTTCTGGGAAACAAGGTTGCAAGGGAAGCACAGGTTGCTGAGGAACGAGCTGCAAAGGAAGCCGAAGAGCAAGCACTTCAAGAAGCCGAAGAAGCCGCAGCTGCTGCAGCAGCCGCCGCTaccgaggctgaagagatAGCCGCAAgagaggctgctgaagccGAAGCTGCGGCTGTTGCTGACGCTGAGGACGAAGAACTGGCCATGTTagcagccaagaaggtcaagaagggtAAACTAGGACGCAAGGATACAGAGCGTTTTGAGCAGTTGTCTTCGAATGTCGCGAAACGAGCCGAGAAACAAGCAGCCcgtgaggttgaggctgctgctgaggaagcCCCGGCCGTAGAAGAGCTacttggcgaagaagagcttgaggaacCAACCCCAGAACCTGAAGAGACTGTCGAAGAAGCCCCCGAAGCCCCGGTTCCCGATATTGACGACGAAGCCGCTGCCGAGGCCGCTGCCATAGccgcagaagaagaagcagagcttgcttctcttgaagccaagaaggcaCGGAAAGGAAGGCTTGGAAATAAGGATACCCAGAGGTTTACATTTTTAACCGAAAATATTTCAAGGCGCGCTGAAGAGCAGGCAGCAAAGGACGCCGCCGCCGCTGCTCAAGCTCTGGCCCAGACTACCCCAGAAGatgttgctgaagaagaagatattactggtcaggaagatgctgaagctgccgctatcgaagctgaagctgctgctATAGCTGCTACTAttgctgctgaagaagaggaggagctcgCTGCCCTTACTCTTAAAAAGGCGCGAAAGGGCAAACTTGGCAGAAAGGATACAGAACGCTTTGATTTGTTAATGCATAATGCAGCTCTACGCGCGGAAGAACGAGCCATTAAGGAAGCCGAACCTGATGGTCAGGCCGAAGAATTGATAcctgaagaggttgatgatattCCTGAACCGGAGCCCGAGGAGAACCCTGATGCAGAAGAAGTAGCTGCCCAAGAGGCAGCCGAAGCCGAAGCCGAAGCTAGAGCTATTGCtgcagaggaagaggcagaaCTTGCAGCGCtaaacaagaagaaagcaaagaaggGTAAACTGGGCCGCTCTGATACTGAGCGGTTTAACATTCTTGTCGACAATGCTGCAAAGCGTGCCGAAGCTCAGGCAGCCAAGGAAGCAGAAGAGAATTTAGGAGACGTACCCCgagctgaggaagaggaagacgatgaatttgttgatgctgaagacggcgaggaagatgagtTGGCTGAGGAGCTAGAACCTGAAGCCGAGGAACTtgctgagcctgagcctgaggaAGATGAAACGGCTACAGCTGAAGCTATGTCAGCTGAGGCAGCGGCACAAGCTGCCGTCAtcgcagaagaagaggccgagTTGGCTGcgttgacgaagaagaggcttAAGAAAGGAAAATTAGGCCGCAAGGATACTGAAAGATTTCAAGCCTTGACAGAGAATTCTGCTAAACGCGCTGAGGAGGCGGCAACCAGAGATACAGAAGGCGCAGCTGCAGAGGTCGAAGCAGAGCTTGGTGAACCCGAACACGAACCCGAACCAGAGCCTGAAGCTGCTGAACCCGagcctgaagatgatggcctgAAGGAGGCTGAACAAGCGGTAAtcgctgaggaagaggcagaaCTGGCAGCTTTAATGAAaaagaaggcaaagaagggGAAACTTGGTCGGAAGGATACCGAGAGATTTATCGTCTTGTCGGAAAATGCTACCCGCCGTGAACAGGAGCGAGCTGCTGTTGAGGCCGAGACTGAAGCCGTTCAAGAGGAGCCCGATATTGAAGGTGTGGAAGAGACTGGAGGAGAGCACggtgaagaaggaggagaggagcaggagcaggagccTTCTGAAGgacaagacgaagaagctgcagctcgagaagctgaagaggcaGCTATTGCgagggaagaggaagacgagctCGAGGCCCTTAAAGCCAAGAAAGCAAGAAAGGGCAGATTGGGCAGAAAAGATACTGAACGCTTTGCCATCTTGGAGGAGAATGCAGCAAGGCGCGCAGAAGAACATGCTGCCGCTGAGGCTGCTACAGCCAATCCAcccgaggaggaagatggtgaaggggaggaggaggaggaggaggaggaggaggaggagcctgaggcagatgatgaagataaAGCTGACGAAGAAGAGTTGGCAattcaagaagcagaggaggcAGCAGCTCGGGAAGCAGAGGAGGTAGCCAtcgctgaagaggaggatgagctCGAGGCCCTTCAAGCTAAGAAGTCAAGAAAGGGCAGACTAGGCAGAAAAGACACCGAACGGCTTCGAGTCTTGGAAGATAATGCCGCGAAACGCGCCGAAGAACGCGCTGCTAAAGAAGCAGCAGCCGTCGACGAAAATcttggagttgatgatgctgaggaggaggaagaagaggaggaggaggaagaaggtgacgaggaggatgaggaggacgaggataTCGATAATGGGGAAGAGGGCAGGGGGGAGGATGATGCTGACGCTGAggaggcagcagcagcagcagcagcagcgagagAAGCCGAGGAGGCAGCAGCTAAAGAGGCGGCAGAAGCGCAGCTC TTCAAGAAAGCAAGAAAAGGCAGGCTGGGCAGAAAGGATACCGAACGACTCAGAGTCCTAGAGGAGAACGCTGCCCAGCGTGCTGCAGAGCTTGCGgccaaagaagaggctgccgcagcagcagaagatgaggaagaggatgtAGTCGAATTCGGCAACCCccctgaagaagagaagtcgGAAATTGAAgccgaggacgacgatgaagaaaaagaagcagaagctgaagacaCTGCGGATAAAGAATCGAGTGACGTCGAAAATGAAGCTGCTGTCGgcgaagacgaagaaaaagaacccgaGGTACTGCCAAAGGACCAAGTCCCCGAAGCCCCTGCAGATGATGAAATCGTCGAGGTCATCGACCTGTCgccaaagaaagaaaggaagagTAGGAAGAGCAAATCCCGTCGCGAtgctcctccacctcctccagtTCCAGATCCTCCATTGACGCCACCACCTGAGCCGAAGCAGTCTCGAAGGCCCAAAATTCATCGCGAAGGAACCTCGTTTGGTCGGTGGGCCGCGACACCACATGAAGAGAGGGACGAGCCTCAAGAGAAGTCAAGTAGACATAGACGGCGAGAGGAAAAGACGTCGTCTAAGGGTTCCTCGTCCGACAAAGTCGAGAAGACTTCATCACGATCTCGTGGCACTGCCTTGTTCAGTAAACCACCACTCACTCGTTCCGCTACCATGCGCGAGAAGAAAGACGGCATCAGCAGCAAACGTCGCCACTCTACCAATGCTCGCGGACTTGTGTCGCCTCCTCCTGAAGATATGCTCATGGGTGAGGATGAATTAAGCAATCGCCGCAAGTCGCGTAAACCTCGATCAcgcgaagatgaagatgcaaTGATGTCCGGCGCTGCTCCTGTGCCTGATAGGTATGAACGACGTCGCTCACATAAACCACGGTCGCATGAGGACGATGATTTGGTTATGGTAGATCCTGACCGAGCGCCTGACAGACGCGAGCGCCGCCGGTCTCACAAACCACGATCTcgcgaagaggaagaagttgccGTGGTCGATACCGAACGTCGTCGGCGAGCCAGGAGATCGAGGGATGAAGAGCCCGTGATGGTGGAGCCTGACGTTCCTTTTGACGCACCTCCACGTAGTTCCAAGAAGTCCTCAGGCTTCGCTGGCCTCTTCAGTGGTTTGCGAACACCCAAGACTGAACGACCTGACCCTCTGCGACGTCGCAGTACCTATGCGACAACTGACGACGAAGCCTTGCGCAGTGCCAAAATGGATGGTGATGCAGTATTAGTAGATGCTGACCGTGAAGCAAGACGAGCTGCACGCAGGGCCAAGAGGGCCGCTGAAGGCGGCCCTGACCCCGAGGAAGCAGCGCGTCGAGCTCGAGATGAGATACGCCGTGAACGACGTCGACAGCGCGAGGAAGAAGCCGATCCTCTAAGACAAGATAAAGAGGCCCGCCGTGCTGAACGCAGACGACAGCgtgatgaagatgcaagACGAGCCCAGGAGGAGCGACAAGTGCAAGAAGAACAACAACGACTGCAAGAGGAAAAGGAGGCCCAAAGAGCTGAACGTAGGCGCTTGCGTAGAGAACAGGAAGCAGCTGCTGCCGCAGAACAAgccgaagatgaagaggctCGTCGAGCTGCCAAACGTGAACGCCGCCGCCGCGACACAAAGCGAGCTGCTCGAggcgcagaagaagaggaaggtcGTCAGCGACGAAGTCAGCAATCCACAGACGAATATAATCAGCGGAGATCCCATCGTCGCGAAGAGAGACCGCAGGCTCCAGCTTGGCCTCATTCTGGAACTTCATCATGGGTCAAGGAACACTCTGACGCACCCCCTCCTCCTGACCTCGGTGACGGGGGTGAAGCAAATGGTGGACAGAccgaggacgagatggcaAGACGTGAAGCTCGTCGAGCTCATCGATCGAAATATGAGGAAGAGCCGACAGAAGAGGCCGAAGATCGGCGAAGGCGACGAGCAAGGCGAGATGATCGTGAGCGCGGTGGTCGAGATAAAGAACGTCACCGAGATAGGCGTTCGGAAGGTAGTGATGAGCGACACCACAGCCGTCGAGCGTCAACCTTTATGGAGGCAACAGCAACACCTCGCACAAGTTGGTGGAAGAAGATCGCTGGATAA